From a single Nostoc edaphicum CCNP1411 genomic region:
- a CDS encoding KamA family radical SAM protein, protein MIKNTTLDPLVTDIRCEEICQILGETYNQERWNNWRWQMRHRLTKLEHFQKLLRLSATEEKGLLIAPEKFAVAVTPYFASLLDPEDPLCPLRLQVIPRQEELIVSPADMVDPCGEDHDTPVPGLVHRYPDRVLLLALDSCAAYCRYCTRSRLVSQGEMYPVTRRLDAIAAYLEEHTEIRDVLISGGDPLLMADEPLDNLLRRLRAIKHIEFIRIGSRVPSFLPQRITPELVALLRKHRVWLSLHFCHVRELTPEVAQACDRLADSGIPLGSQTVLLKGVNDSEKALKNLFHGLLKLRVRPYYLYQCDPVVGTAHLRTSVQTGLDLISKLRGHTTGYAVPTYVIDAPGGGGKVPIQAETLVAYENGTATVQNWAGKTYTYTDPVE, encoded by the coding sequence CCAGGAACGCTGGAACAATTGGCGTTGGCAAATGCGGCATCGGTTGACTAAGCTGGAACACTTTCAGAAGTTATTAAGGCTTAGTGCTACCGAAGAAAAGGGACTTTTAATCGCACCAGAGAAGTTTGCTGTAGCCGTAACCCCATACTTTGCATCACTACTTGATCCAGAAGATCCCCTTTGCCCACTACGGTTACAAGTGATACCACGGCAAGAAGAACTAATAGTTAGTCCAGCAGACATGGTAGATCCATGCGGTGAGGATCACGACACTCCAGTACCAGGACTCGTACACCGCTATCCTGACCGAGTGTTGCTGCTGGCCCTAGATAGTTGCGCTGCTTATTGTCGTTACTGCACCCGCTCTCGTTTGGTGAGCCAAGGTGAGATGTACCCAGTAACGCGGCGGTTGGATGCGATCGCAGCTTACCTGGAGGAACACACCGAGATCCGTGACGTACTAATTTCCGGTGGCGATCCTCTATTGATGGCTGATGAACCTTTAGACAATTTGCTTAGGCGGCTGCGTGCCATTAAGCATATTGAATTTATCCGCATTGGTTCTCGCGTGCCAAGTTTCTTACCGCAGCGAATTACACCAGAACTGGTTGCCTTGCTACGTAAACATCGAGTGTGGCTATCTTTGCACTTTTGTCATGTGCGGGAACTTACCCCAGAAGTCGCACAAGCTTGCGATCGCCTCGCTGATAGTGGCATTCCTCTAGGCAGCCAAACTGTGCTGTTAAAAGGTGTGAATGATTCTGAAAAAGCCCTGAAGAATCTGTTTCATGGTCTTCTTAAGCTGCGTGTGCGACCTTATTATCTTTATCAATGCGACCCTGTTGTTGGCACTGCACATCTGCGAACAAGTGTGCAAACTGGGCTTGATTTAATTTCTAAATTACGTGGTCATACTACTGGCTACGCTGTACCAACCTATGTAATTGATGCCCCTGGTGGTGGTGGCAAAGTCCCAATTCAAGCCGAGACTCTAGTTGCTTATGAGAATGGTACAGCTACAGTGCAAAATTGGGCGGGTAAGACGTACACCTATACAGATCCAGTGGAGTAA